The Vitis vinifera cultivar Pinot Noir 40024 chromosome 18, ASM3070453v1 region ATCTGGATTTTTAGAGATTCCAACGTGAGATATTTGGTCTATATATTGTACTACTACACTGAATCGCTTTCTTGCATAGGACTTGAGTATCAAGTATGTGCTTGGTATGACCTTTTTACAAAACTttctggaaccaaacataacctaaattcAAATGGGCAAGCAATAAAATAGAGGcaaaggaagaagagatgaagatcCATTAAGGAAAAATACCTACCTGCATGCTTCTGGTTTTATTCTTGTACATTTTGGTAAGCATGCATACAGTTGCATATGTACTTGTACGTATTGTATATACATGGAAACCTGAAGATCGATAATAAATTGTTCCTAATAATTAAGGACATTTGTGCCTACCACCATGGGTGGTCATCTTGGCATAGCAAGGGCAGACATCTTCGTTGCCGGCAGTACCCGGTGGCACGCAGTTACACCTCTCGCAGCAAGTGTTACATGCTCTAAGACACAGCTTATGCCAGCCCGCCTTGCTGCATCGGTATGCACACTTGGATTTGCAGTCTGACAATTTATACAACTTCTTTCAGCTATATTTTAATATCAACATCAACCTACCTCATCAGTCATCAAACCTTATTATATGTTGGAAACTATGCACCATTTTCCACTATTTTTCGATGAGAGGTATGCTAAGTTTAAGGACAACAATTGAAACTAAAATATGCAACAATAGAATTAAACAAGACTTGCATTATGGGtgacaaaatttgatataatttgtTGACAAGAAACGAACCtaacacatttttttatgaCTTTGGGTTGAATATAAATGAGTTTAAGTCAAATTTGAGTCGACCtacataattcatttaataaacaGGTAATTTTTGGATGAACTTATATAACCCGAATCGACTTGAATTGACCTATTTAATAATCTCACTATTAACTAAGTTATATCTTTAAACTATTCAACCcatatttgactcattttaaatttgtttttaaataaatatgtcaattaagtaaaaaacatatttggttGATATATTAATCATGCAGACATACACAAGACCCATGTCAACATGATAGGAGGACCCGATTATTAAATGGGTCACACAACTTattatctatttaataattaagtaatatttGAGCTCATGTTTTTTATACGATTATTATTCGTGTCAAGTTTTGGGTTGAACTATATAATAGAATATCTAAGTTTTAACATGATATGAATATGATTTACCAATACAAATTGTCACCCCTAACTTGCATGATTTACCCATAAAAGACTGTAAAAAATTGtgctaattttattattttcttataagatAAAATGACAGATGTTCTTAATTTATATTGAGAAGAGGAGGAAAACACAAGGCTAAGAGCGTTTATCTTAAGGGTAAATTTCATTCATGACCTCCTCCTCTAAGGTTTCGATTAAATACTCCTAAccccaatttaaaattttattaaatacattccttatctttttcatttcttattttcactTATCTCCCCTCTCACCCAAAATAAAGGAGGTACACTATGAAATTTTAAACCTATGGGGCTAAATATATTTAACcaaaatctcataaaaaaataaaatgaaattaaccctttaCCTTAATGTTAAATTCAAGATACTAAACCCCAATATCACAACACCAATGACatttcatatgatttttttcatattcaactAGATTTTCCCACTTCCTACAAATGCTATTTGGTTTATTATCTTTCACTGTTTATACAAATATAGAGTTtctatttcataaaaaaattatttggtcATAGTATAAATTTTGGGTACCCAAATTACTAACTTTTATTGGAAATTCTTCCTTAAGAAAACAGAATTATGCAACAAAATTTTGAGAAAGTATGTTGGTTAATGAAATgcttttcattaattttaacgaACATTATTGGAAGAAAGATATCACTAAAAATATCAGTATATTTTCTGTTCAGAATTTTGGTATCATTAAATCCCTTTCCTTtgtttaatttccaaaaaaaaggaaaataaaccaCTGAGATTAATTATTTCCGATTGCATAAAATTGGACTTACCTATTTTTTCAGCATTAGCTGTCACCAGATGTCCACTCTTTGTCTCCAACtgacataaaatttcaaaattaaatttaaatcagaaataataataataataataataatagaaaatattatggTGTGACTTAATCCAACTAACTCAACCCCTCGCATCGGTTctttacttaattattattattgttacttttttttttttttactagaatGGAGGTTCAAAATTAAGCGATCATTCAAGAAAAATCAAGCATAAATGAAACGGCATCCAACAactttagaattaaaaatttatcataaaaaaaagtttcatatgatattaatttgaaaaatgattgcAACATAGACTTATCACAAGCAGACTAAGGTCttgtttgaaaactgttttcgagaataagaaaataatagtcTGTTTGATcgtgtaatttaaaaatagtttttttaaacttgcttttaaaaactatttttaagttaaaaaaaaaaatagtttttaaaaacaagttttacaAAACATGATCAAAGGGGTCCTAACTTTATactcaaaaaactatttttgttttcagttcttaaaaatagaaaataatgtatttttaactatttttcaattgttttcatttattttttgaaagttgtagaaaataattatacaaacataaagaatgattaaaaataaagtcttaaatataaaaattatttttaaaacatgtttaaaaattttaaaaataagttaaaaatatttcaagttttcaaacaaacaagTATTTCACAAAACATTAGagaatatatttcaaaaactattataaaaaaactatttttcataactattACAACCCAAACTTAGTTTTCATATCTTTATGCTTTAGACTCGTTCCCTTTCTAAGGATTAGTGGGCTAAAGGGGAATCAACCCAAACTCATGTTTTTGAAAGGACCcaaaaaaagatttggaaaaaaagtCTCAAGGATTAAtggtaaaaatgtaaatattctGGAATTAAAAACCAGTTATAGCATAATTTTCTCATTTAGaaaatgaagttttaaaatttattaaaatgctaaaaaaaggaaaaaatttacTCATTTTTAATCTTCTCATCCCctcacagaaaaaaaaaaaaaaaagtgcaaaaaAAGTTGAAGATTGATATAAAAATCAGttccttcaaatttatttctttactttcccttataattttcattttattttatttttttggttattttccCATTTCCTTTCCCTCATTCTCcatgagaaaaaagaaattaaaacctCCCTAACACATACCTCATGAACGAGAACAAAACAAAGGATGACCAACACCAGTGTCAATGCCTTATTGGTAGCCATTGTCAGAGCTTCAAATATCCAACAACTCAaagaacagagagagagaggaatgtGGTGTTTTGTGATGATATCGGAAATGCCTCTTTATAGAGGAAATTAATAGTATGGCTCCTATCTTTATGCAGGGAGATAATTACGCACAACTCATGTTTTTAGGCGTTCCTACAAAGTCTCCTATTCAAATGCATGATCCATTAGCAAccagatattttttttaagtaattccAATAATAACgtgtgacaaaaaaaaattcaatgcaTTACACTATTCACTGACCTTGCCAAGAGGAATACTTATTGTCTCTTGCGGCAAACTTAAATTGACTTCTCCACCAATTTGAtgtcaaaaatgtttttctgaATGGAGAACTTGAAGAAGTCTATATGCATGCAGTTACCACTTGGCTTTAAAGAAAGTTATGGTAGAGAAAAGGTGTGCAAGTTACAATGATCAttatatggattaaaacaaTCTTCTAGGACTTGGTTTGATCGTTTTTCAAAGTCTATTAAGGGGATAAGGTATCTATAAAGTTAGCTAGATCACAACAtgtttttcaaatctttcaagGAAGGTGAAgcaatcattttaatattatatattgatGACTTAATTTTGATAGGGGGATGATGTGTTTGAAATTTCACCTGAAAAAGGAACTTACAAGGGAATTTAAGATAAAGGATTTGAGTTTTCGAAGATATTTCTTGGGTATGGAAGTGGGGTGTTCAACGACTAGTATTGTAGTCACACAAAGAAAATATACACTTAACTTGTTGAAGGAAGTAGGAATGCTAGGTTGCAAGCCTACCGAAGTTCCAATTGACCCAAACCATAAAATTAGCCTTGTCGAAAGTGGTAAAAGTGTGTCAATAAGGGGAGATATCAAAGACTTGTGGAAAAGTTGATTTATTTGTCACGTATCAAACCAGATATAGTTTTCTTTGTTAGTATGGTGAGCTAGTTCATGCATGCACCTAAAAGGGAGCATTTATAAGTTGTGTACAAAATCTTAAAATACCTCAAGAAAACTCCAAGTGGGggtttattattataaaagaatGAACAGATTCAAGTGAAAGCATTTACAAATGTAGATTAGATAGACTCAATTGTAGATAGAAGATCTACTTTAGGTTACTGTATATGTTTGTTAGTAGAAATCTTGTAACCTagagaagtaagaaacaaatAATGGTGGCATGAAGTAACGTTAAGGCAGAAGTGAGAGTTGTGCCCCAAGGTATGTGTGAGCACCTCTAGTTGAGAAAACTACTTGAAGAATTAAGGATCAAAATTGAGGGACTAATGAAGCTTTATTGTGATAATAAGGCAACCATAAATATTGCTAACAATCTAGTGCAACATGACATAACTAAACATGTTGAGatatataaacattttattaaagaaaagcTAGAGAGTGGATTAATTTGCATGTCTTTCGTGTCAACTAATAAACATCTAATAAACCCCCTTAAGGGTTTAGAATTTATATCATCTTTGCCATTCAGCCTTCCATAGAGAGAAACCCTAGCCTCCATCCCATTAGAGAGGATTCCACCATCCTCATGTGCTGGGATCCAAGAAAGAAAGCTATATGATGAAAGATCtcttagttttcaaaatttgcaTCACCTCTTCACCAACTAGAATTGATCATGAAACGTTTATATCGCATGTAGGTATTGCTTCTATTTTCATGGATCTATGTTTAAATATCTATTTGCTTTCATTTGCATAGATCTAAAGAGTGTACGATAGTTTTTTCATACACCTTAATGACCCAAGGTTTAGGATAGTTTACCTAGCTATTCCCACACATTGGTatctccttatatatatattttttttatgtttcaatCATGATTGACGTTCTTATGAGGACttgtgtttatttttctttttacaaattgttattttgttataaTGATGCAAAAGTAGTGTAAGATATAATCCGATCATGTTAAATAGAAATCTAATTAAAAGGTATGTAAATTGACTTCAAGGGAAATAAAATTGAGTTGCTCTCACGATGAAGGTgatcttgaaaataatttttggttcatggatataaaatataatcttATAAGTGGAAAGTATCTATCATTGTTAGCTTTTTATGGACTTataagtgagtttttttttggctaaaaaTCACTTAATGGAGTGTTAATAATCCCTTACTTTTTATCTTTATCATATGATAAATTGATGAGTTTCATATGATCATTGCCTTGTCTCTTCAAGTCAAAAGTCTCTTGTTagcattttttattgttatgcATATAAATAATCAAATGTCAAATGATTCTTGTTTTAAGCTTTAATgctttattttgaatattttcttagGATCATTAACTTTGTTTGCACcatctttctcatttttcttaagTTTGTATAGAATTTTTAGctcattttgatgattttttgcATAGCTCATTTGATCACCTATTTTTTGAAAGCAAAATTGAGAGCTGAATGACTCTGATcaaaattgattgattgattgactgTATCAATCACCTATTTGTAAAGAAAAACTAAGAGCTGATTGTTTATGATAGAAAGGGTGATCACTAGACTTTCAACCAAAATCGGGACCTGATGTTGTATGATCAAAAGTACAACTGAAATTCTGATCAATCAACTGTATTTGAGCTTGACCGAGAGTTGTGTTTGTATAATCAAATTGGTAATCAATTTGTGATCATAGCCACTTTTCTTtaagtttttgtattttttttaaaaaataaaaagaaagagagaaagagagaaagagagaaagagagagaagaggaaggaaatttattaaaatggaaaatgtgAGAGTCAATTGGTGCTAGCTTCTTAATGTTTTCAATATTAGTGTTGGAGCTTGAATGTGATATTTTGTTCAATTTGGGGCTTAATCTTGGTTCTTTCATATTTCTAAAAGGTTTGGTTTCCTAAAGCttctttctcaaaatttctTATCTAATCCCATATATAGTTGGGTTGAGGGGGAGGATGTCAATGTTGATATATTTTGCTAATAATTGTTTACATGGATATTGAATTTCTATTAGAGTAATGGTTTatacaaatgttttttttttattattggttaATTGTATGTGCAATATTGAGGATCTATTTTAGgattttgaaaagatttattTCTTCCCTTAGTCTATTTCTGGGACAATAGTGAGAGAGATTTCTACAAGTTGATATTATTGGAATTATTAGATATTGCTCGTTTTGGTATAGAATGTTTTGACTCATTCAAGATACTTTACATATGGTGTTATCTATGAATATTTTCCCATGTTGTGTAGGTGCTACTAACCAGTTTATGTTTATCAAATTTTAGCGGTAGGTTTTGTAGTATCTAGGTTGTGAGGATGAGTATTTGTGTCTTATATGAGATTGGGTTAAGGTATACTTGTACTCATCTGAGTTGTAAAGGGTTTTTGCCCTAAAATTGCCAAAGGGGAAGAGTGCAAGCATCTTTGTGTATTGGCAATTTCGGGTCAATTCTCATTGTGTTCTCCTAGCTCATTTGCTTCAAATCCTCCCTTTAACTCTTGTACGTCATTCCAAGTAGACCATGATTGAAGATTGTTAAGGGAGAGGGTGAAAGTTTTTTAAGTGATGGATGATATTAAACATTGATCAACCaagttttaaactttttttttttgttgaaaattggaGTTAAAGTTTAAGCATGTAAAAAATTGTACTTAGAacatttgaatcaatttttgaTTGGCCACACTAAGGgtaacaatttttattatacctAGAATTTCATGGTCCCGTCTAATCAATTAGGATTTGATCATATTTGCAAAATCTTcatttttctcaaataaatCTAAACCGTTTGATGGAGTTTAAAACCCTAGCATTTAAGCCCTATTTCTAGAAGAAGGTTTCAAAATTGTGAGAACTAGATGGTCTTCCTTGAGCTTCAAGTTCTTTACCTATTTATGGGATgtttaatttcaaagaaaatttgacaagtttgagttaaaaaatatcttttaagtgagaaaatttctttaaaaataggTTGATTCAATGTAGGTTTCAATCCTACTCTTATATTCATCATCTTTAAGGtaaaatccaaatttcttcATGTATGGAATCAAGAAGAAGACGATATCAAGTTTGGTGTGGACTCCAAGTatgctagagaagaaaaaagtgGGTAGTTGAAGTTTAAAAGCTCTAGGCAAATGGTCTGAGATAGGATTAAAGACTTGAACAAGATAAATCCTTGtacttaattaattttctcCGTAGTGAATACTTTTAATTACCTAGAGGAATGtggttttttatatatttggaggttttttatcttcaattttGGTGTTACGGTTTTTTTACCTTTATCtcatcttttcatttattttatttagcttATAAAACTTCCAttgatttaatttgttgttctaTTAAGGTAATGAGTAGAAATTGAATCATTTAATCTTTGGAATAGTATGAAATAATTTGACTTGGTTTTTGTGTTAATGGATATGAGAAAATGTGTTTTGAATAGTTGAAATGCCTTGTATATCTTATTTGAACATTGTTGATTCATTTGCATATGAATTGCATCGATCATCCTCTCATGAGAGTGTTGGTGCATCCCTTAttgcttttgttttgctttcttGTTGGTaagattgaaagaaaatatcaaaacatTCACCCCTTTTTAAGTGTTATCCATAGTTGAAATTCATCTACACTCGGTGTTGCAACTTTGGCTGAATTTAAAACATTCAATCTCCTACCTTGGATCTTTTggtctatttatttattattattattttttttaacgttaatataataaaaaaaacataggaaatatataactttcacaaatcttaatttgatataaagaagaaactttaaaactatgtttgattcttaaaaagtttgaaagaaaatatgaggaaaagaaaaatgaaagaaaataaaaagtatatttaaaattaataaattatttttatatattatttcaaaactttttcACGGAGTTAACTCTtccatataaagattaaatcatttaaaaatatacaaatttcttaataattttaattatacttaaattttacattttttatagtaaaatcaaatatgataaaattatatacctcaacatttttttttctttccctaagattatgtttggttcccataaaatactaaggaaagaaaaaaaatgtaaaggaaaataattttttcatgattgattgtcctataaaaaatatcaaagaaaataaaatataattaaaactaattagaaacttgtatatttttaaattatttaatctttatattgatgagttaaaataaagaaaatgagtttaaaataacaaaaaaaataatttatcaacttttaatctatttttttattctcctttattttttctttctttctacttttcttttatattttctttcccttgcattttccttcaaattttctgagaaccaaacatagcttaaagCTTTTCGGAACCAAGCATAGCCTCAAATTAttgatgaataaaattaaaagtgagTGTTCTCACATGAATATCAAGATCTTTTACAAAGCAAAAATTACAATGGATTTCAACCCAACTCAGCTTTTATACGTAGCACTGGCTGCATTCAGCCAGACCTCAAAATGCAACACATAACACAGCTACGATGCTAGAAATTGAAGATTATTTTCATCTTAAAGAATTACAGATAATTGAGCAGAAACAGATCTTGGACATAGATAGAACATTGAAGTTTCATGAAAGCTAAAACCGAACCCAGCAGCGTGTGCATTGTGCCATACAATCTCCCCTGCAGTCCACGTTGTAACCCAGTACCTTTGGGTTACGAAGAAGAACGTTTTTTAGTGATTTACCTTCTATTCCCCACTCCTTGGCTAAGACCTGTACATTGTTCCTCAGCTCCTCTTCAAGACTGCACCCGAGAACTTCAGGGAATTTCTTCAGGAGCTTGCCCAGATCGTCATCAGAAAGGTTTAAACTCCTCAAATACTCCAGTTTTTCACTCACGATTTCAAATTGTGGGACTTCTTTCTTCCGCTCTTCGCTCCAGTAAGGTGAATGGACATGGCCAAATGCTTTCCCAAGGATCTTGTCTTCCTCCTCATCACTGAACTGAAACACTGACAGAGCTTGTTTGCATGCTTCCCATGCCTTCCCATCTTCATCGTTCAGTGTTATACTTGCAGTTTGTGCCGTTGAATGCAACTCCCATTTCTTAGTTGCAGCAAGGGAGGTACAAGCACCTCTGGTCACATTTGGTAGAATGCCATTTGAGAAGTTCAAGTTATTTGGTGCAGCTGTTGCAAGATCAGTCTGCaatgagaaaagaagaaaaatttattatgaaGAAAAGCTAAAAAGAGATTGTTTAAAACCGTATATGGGTCAACGTACAAGAATAATGGAAGATGTCAAGACAATTGCATCTCAGTTATGCCCCAATGCTTTTGTCATTCAATATTTACGGTTCTTTTTTGAGGGTCAAGCATGATCAGGTCTTTACTACTACATTCTTAGTCACAGAAAATATCCACTctgtttaataattttcctaatGGTGACATGCAGCGTGAGGAACTTTAGCAATAAAATTTCAGTAAAACCCGACTTCTGAAGTGTCCATGTGAAATAGAATGCTGCAGGACTTTCCCACCCCCAGTTTTATACCTGATCAACTTAACCAATtactctctatctctctctaaAAAACTGGTCATTCACATTTTTTCCTGCAGCCTAAACCAACACAGTCCTTTTGGCTGTCCTGTTATCCTTTTAATTCCTTCAACTTGAATTGAACTCCAACACTGCATTCTTTAGTATTTACTGCACATGATCAATGTATCTTAAAATGAATTTCCTGCAGCTAAACCCTTCATCAGTTTGATCTCCAACTCCTGACTGATTCACTCACCTTtggtttctctcttttcttttgtcACCACTCCTTTAATATTCACATAGTAGTTGTTTGGAACATGTAGTAACTTAACTACCCAAACATTTTGTGCCCATAAAACTAAACATTTTAGTCAACTTCATAATT contains the following coding sequences:
- the LOC100241910 gene encoding uncharacterized protein LOC100241910 isoform X2, translating into MMFLPPFILFSLFESAGMLGKSFASPLLTLDFTARLSFSSTDLATAAPNNLNFSNGILPNVTRGACTSLAATKKWELHSTAQTASITLNDEDGKAWEACKQALSVFQFSDEEEDKILGKAFGHVHSPYWSEERKKEVPQFEIVSEKLEYLRSLNLSDDDLGKLLKKFPEVLGCSLEEELRNNVQVLAKEWGIEGKSLKNVLLRNPKVLGYNVDCRGDCMAQCTRCWVRF
- the LOC100241910 gene encoding uncharacterized protein LOC100241910 isoform X1; protein product: MLGKSFASPLLTLDFTARLSFSSTDLATAAPNNLNFSNGILPNVTRGACTSLAATKKWELHSTAQTASITLNDEDGKAWEACKQALSVFQFSDEEEDKILGKAFGHVHSPYWSEERKKEVPQFEIVSEKLEYLRSLNLSDDDLGKLLKKFPEVLGCSLEEELRNNVQVLAKEWGIEGKSLKNVLLRNPKVLGYNVDCRGDCMAQCTRCWVRF